Proteins encoded in a region of the Penaeus vannamei isolate JL-2024 chromosome 30, ASM4276789v1, whole genome shotgun sequence genome:
- the LOC138867482 gene encoding uncharacterized protein produces the protein MCQTNGCTVTAVCLLKSGKAAGICGIPAELLKAGGEPIARGLHSVLAAIWRSDRILALRVFVERRREFGRGLLAAYIDLKKCVPNRLWDLLGEDVRSVRACGEDIEVTKSFSYLSSAVHNSGLSDQEVNRRIGLAAGVMNSLDKSIWRCGYLSRRTKLLVVRALIMPVLVYGSETWTLSSALVSRLDDFCNRSLRWIMGCCWQTMCPTNGCTVRLA, from the exons GTGACTGctgtttgctta ctgaagagtggtaaagcagcgggtatctgcggcatcccagctgaactgttaaaggctggtggtgaacctattgCGCGGGGATTACattctgtcctggctgccatctggcggtccg accgtatccttgcgcttcgagtcttTGTAGAGCggcgtcgtgagttcggacgtgggctgcttgcagcctacatcgacctcaagaagtgCGTTCCaaaca gactttgggacttgctaggagaagatgttcggtcggtacgtgcttgcggcgaggatatTGAGGTCACAAAGAGCTTTAGTTACCttagtagtgcagttcataactctgggctgtcagaccaggaagtcaacagacggattggcctggcagcaggggtcatgaactctctcgacaagagtatttggagatgcggGTACCtgagcagaaggaccaagctattggttgtcagggccctgataatgccagttttggtctacggtagtgaaacctggacattatccagtgccctggtgTCTCGTCTTGATgatttttgtaataggtccttgcgctggatcatgggatGCTGTTGgcagaccatgtgtccaaccaacggttgcaccgtgagactggcatag